In Palaemon carinicauda isolate YSFRI2023 unplaced genomic scaffold, ASM3689809v2 scaffold40, whole genome shotgun sequence, a single genomic region encodes these proteins:
- the LOC137636828 gene encoding uncharacterized protein, which produces MPYSSFGGHSSGKNEHRNVYELKLWDSDKKVVRIIAAEIPRICQPLVRPIVPDSVLNSFSHVVLADDYHHDSPIEIDILIGLDFYWTLISPVDAFQINHVVAMKSLFGYVLSGRLYKTNDSCTYSVPQLLCISSVSDSDLCKFWDLETVGVKPRELVESYSETKVFKEFESTVKFVNGRYEVALPWKDDSAKEKLLNNVVIAHKRLGRLMVKLKHDKELKKEYQKVFDSYESDHIIEEVPRQEISGVNPVYYMPHRPVVKLSSSSTKIRPVFDASASCYTGVSLNDCLSSGPSLNPDLVEVLIRFRRWPIAVTADIRKAFLQISVQEKDRDVHRFLWPRDDGTIRHMRFTCAPFGNTASPFLLNTTIKHHLDKYPSTSVVQDLKANMYTDNWLSGADSAVEAADKFCEARSILADASMDLTKLVSNSLLITSQLCDKVPFINSDEPNTVLGLKWCNSLDSFSFDGITSDSFVEVVSTKRSILSVIAKIFYPLGLISPYVMYGKILFQELWKLGLTWDQEMPSELKLKFQRWLLSSEHFKNYQIDRCYFSLKAWGKLSHMELHGFGDASEKGYGACVYLRVPVENGSYKVSLVSSKSRVAPIKTITLPRLELMGCLLCSRLVNFVKNTLNLDNCVRVRCWTDSTIALSWIQRDASKKDLFVANRVKEIRELTPPSCWQHCVSKDNPADLITRGLLADKLVDSNMWLYGPSMLKESQYQEREGNPVKYKNEIGIESTAVCLNVQGVPDNPLIDLDRYSKLSKVLRVTTYVLRFIINCRNSNNKVAGPLITEEIDFAKLKLIYCIQREVFSAEIKVLLGKKAIPQWSKLRNLDPFLDDKGLIRIRGRLEFSNLNYDTKHPVIIPKGQFAKLLIRFQL; this is translated from the coding sequence ATGCCATACTCTAGTTTTGGTGGTCATAGCAGTGGAAAAAATGAACACAGAAATGTTTATGAGTTAAAGTTGTGGGACTCTGACAAGAAAGTGGTACGTATTATTGCTGCGGAGATTCCCAGAATATGTCAACCCTTGGTTAGGCCTATTGTACCAGATTCAGTGCTTAACTCTTTTTCTCATGttgtattagctgatgattaccaccaTGATTCTCCCATTGAGATTGATATACTGATTGGTCTAGATTTCTACTGGACACTGATTTCTCCTGTAGATGCCTTCCAAATTAACCATGTCGTAGCCATGAAGTCTCTCTTTGGTTATGTCTTGAGTGGCAGGCTGTATAAAACCAATGACTCTTGTACCTACTCTGTACCACAATTATTGTGTATCTCCTCTGTTTCAGATTCAGATTTGTGTAAGTTTTGGGATTTGGAAACTGTAGGGGTTAAGCCTAGGGAACTTGTTGAAAGTTATAGTGAAACCAAAGTTTTCAAAGAATTTGAGAGTACTGTGAAGTTTGTGAATGGTCGCTATGAGGTTGCACTGCCATGGAAGGATGATTCTGCTAAAGAAAAGCTTTTAAATAATGTTGTCATAGCCCATAAAAGGTTAGGTAGGCTAATGGTTAAGTTAAAACACGATAAGGAGCTTAAGAAAGAGTATCAAAAAGTGTTTGATAGTTATGAGTCTGATCACATAATAGAAGAGGTACCAAGGCAGGAAATTTCAGGTGTGAATCCTGTGTACTATATGCCTCATCGTCCAGTAGTTAAGTTAAGTAGTTCAAGTACTAAGATAAGACCTGTGTTTGATGCCTCTGCCTCTTGTTACACTGGTGTATCATTGAATGACTGTTTGTCCTCAGGCCCATCACTCAACCCTGACTTGGTTGAGGTACTCATTCGTTTTCGTCGTTGGCCCATTGCTGTTACAGCTGATATAAGAAAGGCCTTTTTGCAAATTAGTGTacaagagaaagacagagatgttcatAGATTTTTGTGGCCAAGAGACGATGGTACAATACGGCACATGAGATTCACATGTGCACCCTTTGGTAACACAGCAAGCCCATTTTTGTTAAATACCACAATTAAACATCATTTGGATAAGTATCCCTCAACTAGTGTAGTGCAAGATTTGAAGGCTAACATGTATACAGACAATTGGTTGAGTGGTGCGGATTCTGCTGTAGAAGCAGCTGATAAATTTTGTGAAGCCCGTAGCATTTTAGCTGATGCTAGTATGGACCTTACAAAACTTGTATCAAATAGTTTGCTAATTACTTCTCAGTTATGTGACAAGGTACCCTTTATAAATTCTGATGAACCCAATACTGTATTAGGCCTGAAGTGGTGTAACTCACTGGACAGTTTCTCCTTTGATGGCATAACCTCAGATTCCTTTGTAGAAGTAGTCTCTACTAAACGAAGTATCCTTAGTGTGATAGCTAAGATTTTTTACCCTTTAGGGTTAATTAGTCCATATGTTATGTATGGCAAGATACTTTTTCAGGAACTCTGGAAACTGGGTTTGACTTGGGATCAAGAAATGCCATCAGAGTTGAAGCTAAAGTTTCAAAGATGGCTCCTTAGTAGTGAGCATTTTAAGAATTATCAGATAGATAGATGTTATTTTTCACTAAAGGCCTGGGGGAAGCTTAGTCATATGGAGCTACATGGGTTTGGTGATGCCTCTGAAAAGGGCTATGGGGCTTGTGTGTACCTGCGAGTGCCTGTGGAGAACGGCTCATACAAGGTGTCATTAGTGTCCTCTAAGTCAAGAGTTGCTCCCATAAAGACAATTACATTGCCGAGGTTAGAACTCATGGGATGTCTTTTGTGTTCACGATTAGTCAACTTTGTGAAGAATACCCTTAACCTAGATAACTGTGTTAGAGTTAGGTGTTGGACAGATTCTACCATTGCTCTGTCATGGATTCAAAGAGATGCTAGTAAGAAGGACCTATTTGTAGCTAATCGGGTAAAGGAAATCAGAGAGTTAACACCTCCCAGTTGCTGGCAACATTGTGTAAGTAAGGACAATCCAGCTGACCTGATAACACGAGGTCTGTTGGCAGACAAGCTTGTGGATAGTAATATGTGGCTCTATGGGCCTAGTATGTTAAAAGAATCCCAATACCAGGAAAGGGAAGGTAACCCAGTTAAGTATAAAAATGAAATAGGCATAGAAAGTACTGCTGTCTGTCTTAATGTACAAGGCGTGCCAGACAACCCTTTGATAGATTTAGATCGATACAGTAAATTAAGCAAGGTGTTAAGAGTTACAACTTATGTCTTAAGATTTATCATAAATTgtagaaatagtaataacaaagTGGCAGGCCCTCTCATTACTGAAGAGATTGATTTTGCTAAGTTGAAGTTGATTTACTGCATCCAAAGAGAAGTGTTTTCTGCAGAAATAAAGGTACTTTTGGGTAAAAAGGCTATCCCTCAATGGTCTAAATTAAGAAATCTTGACCCCTTTCTAGATGATAAAGGTTTAATAAGAATTAGGGGACGTCTTGAGTTTTCTAACTTGAACTATGACACTAAACATCCTGTCATAATTCCAAAGGGTCAATTTGCTAAACTGTTGATCAGATTTCAGCTTTAA